Proteins from a single region of Sneathiella aquimaris:
- the ptsP gene encoding phosphoenolpyruvate--protein phosphotransferase: MAGQGDAELRLQTIVGLIASNMIAEVCSCYLMRAGDVLELFATQGLNKEAVHRTRLRVGEGLVGDIAAHARPLNLSDAQSHPQFAYRPETGEEAYHSLLGAPILRGGRVIGVLVVQNRTMRHYTEEEVEAIQTVAMVVAELVSSEEMISSTELLDTAGNATLPHRLAGRVLAEGLAAGYAILHEPRIEVRQTIADNMADELVRLEVAVSGLQSSVDDMLNTTDALASEESKDIFEAYKMFAHDKSWLKRLETAVRAGLTAEAAIKRVQDDTRNRMKEIVDPYIRERLSDLDDLANRLYLHLEGNQGIDRHHLPQETVVVARNMSAAELLDYDQSNLRAVVLVEGTRSSHVAIVARALGVPVIGQCEEIYDSVEQGDYVLVDGEHGQVFLRPGDDVTQAFDRSVRHREERQAKFAALRDKEAISKDGQLVDLHMNAGLLIDLDHFDSAGADGIGLFRTELQFMVRSKMPKVDEQTELYSTVLDKAGDRPVIFRTLDVGGDKVLPYLQMKEEENPALGWRAIRIGLDRPALLKAQLRAMVRAAAGRNLSLMFPMIAEVSEFLEAKSLLTREIEREKEKGRGPKQVKVGTMIEVPSIIWQMPHLLREVDFVSVGSNDLLQFFYAVDRGNAMVTDRYDVLSSSFLSMLQYIARECDKAGVPVSICGDVAGKPLEAMTLIGLGYRSLSMSVEAIGPVKQMVRSADIAKINEFTKRLCNSKVISAREQLRAFAKDHSIIV; the protein is encoded by the coding sequence ATGGCGGGACAAGGGGATGCTGAGCTCCGCTTGCAGACAATTGTTGGCCTGATTGCCTCCAATATGATTGCGGAAGTCTGCTCATGCTACTTGATGCGGGCTGGAGATGTCCTGGAGCTTTTCGCGACCCAGGGACTGAATAAAGAAGCCGTCCACAGAACCCGTCTTCGGGTTGGTGAAGGACTGGTCGGTGATATCGCCGCCCATGCCCGCCCGCTAAATCTATCCGATGCGCAAAGTCATCCTCAATTTGCTTATCGCCCTGAAACGGGTGAGGAAGCTTACCATTCTCTTCTAGGGGCTCCGATCTTACGCGGGGGCCGTGTTATTGGTGTTCTGGTGGTTCAGAACCGGACCATGCGCCATTATACGGAAGAAGAAGTAGAGGCTATTCAAACCGTCGCCATGGTTGTTGCTGAACTGGTCAGTTCAGAAGAAATGATCAGTTCGACAGAACTGTTGGATACGGCCGGCAATGCCACGTTGCCACACCGTCTTGCGGGGCGTGTTCTGGCCGAAGGGCTGGCAGCAGGTTATGCAATTCTTCATGAGCCCCGCATCGAAGTGCGGCAGACCATCGCCGATAACATGGCCGATGAATTGGTGCGTCTTGAAGTCGCTGTGAGCGGGTTGCAAAGTTCAGTTGACGATATGCTGAATACCACAGATGCGCTGGCCAGCGAAGAATCCAAGGATATCTTCGAAGCCTATAAAATGTTCGCCCATGACAAAAGCTGGTTGAAGCGGCTGGAAACTGCGGTGCGGGCTGGGTTGACGGCGGAAGCGGCGATCAAGCGTGTTCAGGATGATACCCGCAATCGGATGAAAGAAATTGTGGACCCGTATATTCGGGAGCGTTTGTCGGATTTGGATGATCTGGCAAACCGGCTTTATCTGCATCTTGAGGGGAATCAGGGCATTGATCGCCACCATCTGCCTCAGGAGACGGTGGTTGTTGCCCGCAATATGAGCGCTGCTGAGCTTTTGGATTACGACCAGTCAAACTTGCGGGCTGTTGTGTTGGTCGAGGGAACAAGAAGCAGCCATGTTGCGATTGTCGCACGGGCACTGGGCGTCCCGGTCATTGGTCAATGCGAGGAAATCTACGATTCTGTCGAGCAGGGTGATTATGTTCTTGTCGACGGGGAACACGGGCAGGTGTTCCTGCGTCCGGGCGACGATGTTACGCAGGCGTTCGATCGTAGTGTTCGTCACCGGGAAGAACGGCAGGCGAAATTTGCAGCTTTAAGGGATAAAGAAGCAATTTCCAAGGATGGTCAACTGGTGGATCTGCATATGAATGCGGGTCTGCTAATCGATCTGGACCATTTTGATTCCGCTGGCGCCGATGGTATTGGGCTCTTTCGGACAGAATTACAGTTTATGGTTCGCTCCAAGATGCCGAAAGTGGATGAACAGACTGAATTATATTCCACTGTTCTGGATAAAGCCGGTGATCGGCCGGTTATTTTCAGAACTCTGGATGTTGGTGGTGACAAAGTTCTTCCTTACCTTCAGATGAAGGAAGAAGAAAATCCTGCCTTGGGGTGGCGGGCCATTCGAATTGGGTTGGATCGTCCAGCGCTTTTGAAAGCGCAATTACGGGCGATGGTGCGCGCCGCCGCCGGTCGAAATCTGAGTCTGATGTTCCCGATGATTGCCGAGGTTTCCGAATTTCTTGAAGCCAAATCTCTTCTGACCCGCGAAATAGAGCGGGAAAAAGAAAAGGGAAGAGGTCCTAAACAGGTGAAAGTTGGAACGATGATTGAGGTGCCCTCCATCATCTGGCAAATGCCTCATCTGTTAAGAGAGGTCGATTTTGTATCTGTCGGCTCGAACGATCTATTACAGTTTTTCTATGCCGTTGATCGCGGAAACGCGATGGTGACAGATCGATACGATGTCTTGAGCTCAAGCTTTTTATCGATGCTGCAATATATTGCGCGGGAATGCGACAAGGCGGGCGTTCCCGTTTCGATTTGTGGGGATGTGGCCGGTAAACCTTTGGAAGCGATGACGTTGATCGGGCTTGGTTATCGGTCTCTGTCGATGTCGGTTGAAGCCATTGGCCCTGTCAAGCAAATGGTGCGCAGCGCTGATATTGCTAAAATTAACGAATTCACCAAACGTCTATGCAACTCGAAAGTTATTTCAGCCCGTGAACAGCTTCGTGCATTTGCGAAAGATCATTCGATTATCGTGTGA